In the genome of Methanobacterium sp. Maddingley MBC34, the window AGGACAACCTATTATTATAATGCCTGAGGGCTCTTCAAGACTTTTAGGACGAGATGCTCAAAGAATGAATATAATGGCTGGGAAGGTGCTGGCTGAGACTGTTAGAACTACTCTAGGTCCCAAAGGAATGGACAAGATGTTGGTGGATGGTATGGGTGACATCGTAGTAACCAACGATGGAGTAACCATCCTCAAAGAAATGGACATCGAACACCCTGCAGCAAAAATGCTGGTGGAAGTAGCCAAAACTC includes:
- a CDS encoding chaperonin GroEL (PFAM: TCP-1/cpn60 chaperonin family), whose amino-acid sequence is GQPIIIMPEGSSRLLGRDAQRMNIMAGKVLAETVRTTLGPKGMDKMLVDGMGDIVVTNDGVTILKEMDIEHPAAKMLVEVAKT